A single Muntiacus reevesi chromosome 9, mMunRee1.1, whole genome shotgun sequence DNA region contains:
- the NUCB2 gene encoding nucleobindin-2: MKWRTILPQCCFLLLMCALTTLEAVPIDIDKTKVKSAQPVDSAKIEPPDTGLYYDEYLKQVIDVLETDSHFREKLQKADIEEIKSGRLSKELDLVSHHVRTKLDELKRQEVARLRMLIKAKLDSFQDTGIDHHALLKQFDHLNHLNPDKFESTDLDMLIKAATSDLEHYDKARHEEFKKYEMMKEHERREYLKTLSEEKRKEEESKFAEMKKKHENHPKINHPGSKDQLKEVWEEADGLDPNDFDPKTFFKLHDVNSDGFLDEQELEALFTKELEKVYDPKNEEDDMVEMEEERLRMREHVMNEVDTNKDRLVTLEEFLKATEKKEFLEPDNWETLDHQQFFTEEELKEYENLISVQESKLKKKADELQKQKEDLQRQHDQLEAQKLEYHQVVQQMEQKKLQQISPSAPGGESKI; the protein is encoded by the exons ATGAAGTGGAGGACCATCCTTCCACAATGTTGTTTTCTCTTGCTTATGTGCGCACTTACTACTCTTGAAGCTGTGCCTATAGACATAGACAAGACAAAAGTAAAATCTGCTCAGCCTGTGGACAGTGCAAAGATAGAACCACCA GATACTGGACTTTATTATGATGAATACCTCAAGCAAGTGATTGATGTGCTGGAAACAGATAGTCATTTCAGAGAAAAGCTCCAGAAAGCAGACATAGAGGAAATAAAG AGTGGGAGGCTAAGCAAAGAACTGGATTTAGTAAGTCACCATGTGAGGACAAAACTTGATGAACTGAAAAGGCAAGAAGTGGCAAGGTTAAGAATGCTGATTAAAGCTAAATTAGATTCTTTTCAAG atACAGGTATAGACCACCATGCTCTTCTAAAACAATTTGATCATCTAAACCACCTGAATCCTGACAAGTTTGAATCTACAGATTTAGATATGCTAATCAAAGCG GCTACAAGTGATCTGGAACACTATGATAAGGCTCGGcatgaagaatttaaaaaatatgaaatgatgAAGGAACATGAAAGGAGAGAATACTTAAAAACACtgagtgaagaaaagagaaaagaagaagaatctaaatttgcagaaatgaagaaaaaacatgaaaatcacCCTAAAATTAATCATCCA GGAAGCAAAGATCAGCTTAAAGAAGTGTGGGAAGAGGCTGATGGATTGGATCCTAATGACTTCGACCCCAAGACATTTTTCAAATTACATG ATGTCAATAGTGATGGCTTCCTAGATGAACAAGAATTAGAAGCCCTATTTACTAAAGAG ttGGAGAAAGTATATGACCCCAAAAATGAAGAGGATGATATGGTAGAAATGGAGGAAGAAAGGCTTAGAATGAGGGAACATGTAATGAATGAG GTTGATACTAACAAAGACCGATTGGTGACACTAGAGGAATTTCTAAAGGctacagaaaaaaaggaattctTAGAGCCGGATAACTGGGAG acATTGGACCACCAACAGTTCTTCACAGAGGAAGAACTGAAGGAATATGAAAATCTCATCTCCGTACAAGAAAGTAAACTTAAGAAAAAGGCAGATGAGCttcagaaacaaaaagaagaccTACAACGTCAGCATGACCAACTTGAGGCTCAGAAGCTGGAATACCATCAG GTTGTACAGCAGATGgaacaaaaaaaattacaacaaattTCCCCATCAGCA